One window of the Microbulbifer sp. Q7 genome contains the following:
- the uvrD gene encoding DNA helicase II, with the protein MDVSELLDPLNDPQREAVAAPPGHQLVLAGAGSGKTRVLVHRIAWLMQVEGASPYSIMAVTFTNKAAREMRGRIEELLGVNTFGMWVGTFHGLAHRLLRAHWAEAKLPQNFQILDSDDQLRLIKRVQNELGLDDKKWSPRETQWWIGAQKDEGIRPQYIQLTGDPWLQTMVRIYSAYEEACQRAGVVDFGELLLRAHELLLNNDSILAHYRRRFPYILVDEFQDTNTIQYAWLRLLAGDQCAITAVGDDDQSIYGWRGAKIENIQHFEADLKGVQTVRLEQNYRSTSTILNAANAVIAHNSGRLGKELWTEGDKGEPISLYSAYNEQDEARFIVERIQDWVRDGNRRDSIAILYRSNAQSRVLEEGLLREQVPYRIYGGQRFYERMEIKNALSYMRLITNRHDDTSFERVVNTPTRGIGARTVDTVREFAREHGCSLWDAASKMLQQKVLAARAGNALGNFLSLIDALDEESTDKTLDHIAEMAIEQTGLIEFHGKEKGEKGQTRVENLQELVSACRAFDGLPTVDADGEAVDEEEIPLINQFLDSAALDAGEGQADEFEDAVQLMTLHSAKGLEFPLVFMAGVEENLFPHKMSAQEPGRMEEERRLCYVGITRAMQKLYITYAESRRLFGSETYNKPSRFISEIPVEYIHEVRLKTEISKPLFQPNAGKYGGGINPYSDAAPDFDDDLPPLALGGRVDHAKFGEGTVIQFEGNGPRARVQVNFDDAGSKWLVVSMAKLQPL; encoded by the coding sequence ATGGACGTATCTGAACTCTTAGACCCCCTCAACGACCCCCAGCGCGAAGCCGTCGCGGCGCCGCCGGGCCATCAACTGGTTCTGGCCGGCGCCGGCTCGGGCAAGACCCGTGTGCTGGTGCACCGTATCGCCTGGCTGATGCAGGTGGAGGGGGCATCGCCCTACTCCATTATGGCGGTGACCTTTACCAACAAGGCCGCGCGCGAGATGCGCGGGCGCATCGAGGAACTGCTGGGGGTAAACACCTTTGGCATGTGGGTGGGCACCTTCCACGGCCTCGCCCATCGCCTGCTGCGTGCGCACTGGGCCGAAGCGAAGCTACCGCAAAATTTCCAGATCCTCGACAGCGATGACCAGCTGCGCCTGATCAAGCGGGTGCAGAACGAACTGGGGCTGGACGATAAAAAGTGGTCCCCGCGGGAGACCCAGTGGTGGATCGGCGCCCAGAAAGACGAGGGCATCCGCCCGCAGTATATCCAGCTCACCGGCGACCCCTGGCTGCAGACCATGGTGCGTATCTACAGTGCCTACGAGGAAGCCTGTCAGCGCGCCGGCGTCGTGGACTTCGGTGAACTGCTGCTGCGCGCCCACGAGCTGCTGCTTAATAACGACAGTATCCTCGCCCATTACCGCCGCCGCTTCCCCTATATCCTTGTGGACGAGTTCCAGGACACCAACACTATTCAATACGCCTGGCTGCGCCTGCTGGCCGGGGATCAGTGTGCGATCACCGCAGTGGGGGACGACGACCAGTCCATCTATGGTTGGCGCGGTGCCAAGATCGAGAATATCCAGCATTTCGAGGCGGACCTGAAAGGCGTGCAGACGGTACGCCTGGAGCAGAACTACCGCTCCACCAGCACGATTCTGAACGCCGCCAACGCGGTGATTGCACACAACTCCGGCCGCCTCGGCAAGGAACTGTGGACCGAGGGCGATAAGGGCGAACCCATCTCGCTGTACTCCGCCTACAACGAACAGGACGAGGCGCGCTTTATCGTCGAGCGTATCCAGGACTGGGTGCGCGACGGCAACCGCCGCGACAGTATCGCCATCCTGTACCGCTCCAACGCCCAGTCGCGGGTGCTGGAAGAAGGCCTGCTGCGCGAGCAGGTGCCCTACCGCATTTACGGCGGCCAGCGCTTCTACGAGCGCATGGAAATCAAGAATGCGCTGTCGTACATGCGCCTGATCACCAACCGCCACGACGACACCTCCTTCGAGCGGGTGGTAAATACCCCCACCCGCGGCATCGGCGCGCGCACCGTGGATACCGTGCGCGAGTTCGCTCGTGAACACGGCTGCTCCCTGTGGGACGCTGCGTCCAAGATGCTGCAGCAAAAGGTGCTCGCCGCCCGCGCCGGCAATGCGCTGGGCAATTTCCTCAGCCTGATCGACGCGCTGGATGAGGAGAGCACCGACAAGACCCTCGACCACATCGCCGAGATGGCGATCGAGCAGACCGGCCTGATCGAGTTTCACGGTAAGGAAAAGGGCGAGAAGGGCCAGACGCGGGTGGAGAACCTGCAGGAACTGGTCAGCGCCTGTCGCGCCTTCGACGGCTTGCCCACCGTGGACGCGGATGGCGAAGCGGTGGACGAAGAAGAAATCCCGCTGATCAACCAGTTCCTCGACAGCGCCGCGCTGGACGCCGGCGAGGGGCAGGCAGACGAGTTTGAAGATGCGGTGCAGCTGATGACCCTGCACTCCGCAAAAGGCCTCGAATTCCCGCTGGTGTTCATGGCCGGCGTGGAAGAAAACCTCTTCCCGCACAAAATGTCCGCCCAGGAACCCGGGCGCATGGAGGAAGAGCGCCGCCTCTGCTATGTGGGCATCACCCGCGCCATGCAGAAACTGTACATCACCTACGCCGAGAGCCGGCGCCTGTTTGGCAGCGAGACCTACAACAAGCCGTCGCGGTTTATCAGTGAAATCCCGGTGGAATACATTCACGAGGTACGGCTCAAAACCGAAATTTCCAAACCCCTGTTCCAGCCGAACGCCGGCAAGTACGGTGGGGGCATCAACCCATACTCTGACGCTGCCCCGGACTTTGACGACGACCTGCCGCCGCTGGCATTGGGCGGCCGCGTGGACCACGCCAAATTCGGTGAGGGCACCGTGATTCAGTTCGAAGGCAATGGCCCACGCGCACGGGTGCAGGTCAACTTCGACGACGCCGGCAGCAAATGGCTGGTAGTATCCATGGCCAAGCTACAGCCTCTGTAA
- a CDS encoding TRAP transporter substrate-binding protein, with amino-acid sequence MKKINWYPPVILGLLALLVLTFGALVVSRSDQVQTVTSLKDSHLKNSGQQTFEWKLVTTWPKNFPGLGSAPERFAKNVAKMSNGRLKIKVFGAGELVPAMGVFGAVSSGAAQVGHGAAYYWKGKIPAAQFFTAVPFGLNAQEMNGWLHYGGGQELWEEIYAPFDLLPMAGGSTGVQMAGWFNKEINSVDDLRGLKMRIPGLGGEVLNRAGGTAVTIPGGELYTALQTGVIDATEWVGPYNDLAFGFHQIAKYYYYPGWHEPGSVLEIIINKTAFQKLPEDLQAIVRIAARDANQDMLDEYTARNNRALKELVDEHGVELRKLPDEVIAHLKKINHDLMQKTAAEDPQFNRVYKAFQAFESQVIPYHRISEEAYYRTRELQIN; translated from the coding sequence ATGAAAAAAATAAACTGGTATCCCCCCGTTATCCTCGGCCTGCTCGCCCTGCTGGTGTTGACCTTTGGCGCATTAGTGGTTTCCCGCTCTGATCAGGTGCAGACCGTTACCTCGCTAAAAGACTCTCACCTGAAAAACTCGGGTCAGCAGACCTTTGAGTGGAAGCTCGTTACCACCTGGCCGAAGAATTTCCCCGGCCTCGGTAGCGCGCCGGAACGTTTCGCCAAAAATGTGGCGAAAATGTCCAACGGGCGACTCAAGATCAAGGTATTTGGGGCGGGCGAACTGGTGCCTGCGATGGGTGTGTTCGGCGCCGTGTCCAGCGGTGCCGCCCAGGTGGGCCACGGTGCCGCCTATTACTGGAAAGGCAAGATTCCCGCCGCGCAGTTTTTTACCGCGGTGCCATTCGGGTTGAACGCCCAGGAGATGAATGGCTGGCTGCACTACGGTGGTGGTCAGGAATTGTGGGAAGAGATCTACGCTCCCTTCGATTTGCTTCCCATGGCCGGGGGCTCCACCGGTGTACAGATGGCCGGTTGGTTCAACAAGGAAATCAATTCTGTCGATGACCTGAGAGGTCTCAAAATGCGCATCCCCGGTCTCGGTGGGGAAGTGCTGAACCGTGCCGGTGGCACGGCTGTCACCATTCCCGGTGGCGAACTCTACACGGCACTGCAAACCGGTGTGATCGATGCGACCGAATGGGTGGGTCCCTACAATGACCTCGCCTTTGGCTTCCACCAGATTGCCAAATACTATTACTACCCGGGCTGGCACGAACCCGGTTCTGTGCTCGAAATCATCATCAACAAAACAGCGTTCCAGAAGCTTCCCGAAGACCTGCAGGCCATCGTCCGTATCGCCGCACGTGACGCCAATCAGGACATGCTCGACGAGTATACCGCGCGCAACAACCGCGCCCTGAAAGAACTGGTGGATGAGCACGGCGTGGAATTGAGAAAACTGCCCGACGAAGTGATTGCGCACCTGAAAAAAATCAATCACGACCTTATGCAAAAGACTGCGGCTGAAGATCCGCAATTTAATCGTGTGTACAAGGCATTTCAGGCGTTTGAATCACAGGTAATACCTTATCATCGGATAAGTGAAGAGGCCTATTACCGCACCCGAGAGCTGCAAATAAACTAA
- the groL gene encoding chaperonin GroEL (60 kDa chaperone family; promotes refolding of misfolded polypeptides especially under stressful conditions; forms two stacked rings of heptamers to form a barrel-shaped 14mer; ends can be capped by GroES; misfolded proteins enter the barrel where they are refolded when GroES binds), with protein MSAKVVKFSDDARERMLAGVNILADAVKATLGPKGRNVVLSKSFGAPRVTKDGVSVAKEIELKDKFQNMGAQMVKEVASKTADLAGDGTTTATVLAQALVREGHKSIAAGMNPMDLKRGIDTAVKAAVEELAKLAKPCDDTKSIGQVGTVSANWNEDIGQIIAEAMEKVGRDGVITVEEGKSLNNELEVVEGMQFDRGYLSPYFVTNQEKMQAELDNPYILLFDKKISNIRDLVPVLESVAKAGRPLVLIAEDIEGEALATLVVNSLRGTIKVAAVKAPGFGDRRKAMLEDIATLTGGTVISEEVGLTLEKVELEQLGSAKRVVISKDNTVVVDGAGDKTAIDGRVKQIRAEIENSTSDYDKEKLQERVAKLAGGVAVIKVGAATEVEMKEKKDLVDDAFHATRAAVEEGIVAGGGLTLVRVADSLRKNGLKGANDDQQVGINIALRAMEEPFRQIVANAGVEGSVVLNKVRSSDSANYGYNAQTGDYGDMLEFGIIDPAKVTRSALQNAGSIAGLMLTTEVMVADKPEAEKSEAAAAAYDY; from the coding sequence ATGAGTGCCAAGGTAGTCAAGTTTTCCGATGACGCCCGCGAACGCATGCTGGCGGGCGTGAACATTCTCGCCGACGCAGTGAAAGCCACCCTGGGCCCGAAGGGCCGCAACGTGGTACTGAGCAAAAGCTTTGGTGCACCGCGGGTCACCAAAGATGGCGTGTCCGTGGCCAAGGAAATTGAGCTGAAGGACAAGTTTCAGAATATGGGCGCGCAGATGGTGAAAGAGGTCGCGTCCAAAACCGCGGACTTGGCCGGCGACGGCACCACCACCGCGACTGTACTGGCCCAGGCGCTGGTGCGCGAAGGGCACAAGTCCATCGCCGCCGGCATGAACCCCATGGACCTGAAGCGCGGTATCGACACCGCGGTAAAAGCGGCGGTGGAAGAACTGGCGAAACTCGCCAAGCCCTGTGACGACACCAAGTCCATCGGCCAGGTGGGCACCGTGTCCGCCAACTGGAATGAAGACATCGGCCAGATCATCGCCGAGGCCATGGAAAAAGTCGGCCGCGATGGTGTGATTACCGTAGAGGAGGGCAAGTCCCTCAACAACGAACTGGAAGTCGTGGAAGGCATGCAGTTCGATCGCGGTTATCTGTCGCCCTACTTCGTTACCAATCAGGAGAAGATGCAGGCGGAACTGGACAACCCCTACATCCTGCTGTTCGACAAAAAGATCAGCAATATCCGCGACCTTGTGCCGGTACTCGAGTCCGTCGCCAAGGCCGGACGACCGCTGGTGCTGATCGCCGAGGACATTGAAGGGGAAGCCCTCGCCACCCTGGTGGTCAACAGCCTGCGCGGTACCATCAAGGTCGCCGCAGTGAAAGCGCCGGGCTTCGGCGACCGCCGCAAGGCCATGCTGGAAGATATCGCGACCCTCACCGGCGGCACCGTGATCTCCGAGGAAGTGGGTCTCACCCTGGAGAAGGTGGAACTGGAACAGCTGGGCAGCGCCAAGCGCGTGGTGATCAGCAAGGACAACACCGTGGTGGTGGACGGTGCCGGTGACAAGACCGCCATCGATGGCCGCGTCAAACAGATCCGCGCGGAAATCGAAAACTCCACGTCCGACTACGACAAGGAAAAACTGCAAGAGCGCGTGGCCAAGCTGGCCGGCGGTGTTGCAGTGATCAAGGTGGGCGCCGCCACCGAAGTGGAAATGAAAGAGAAGAAGGACCTGGTGGACGACGCCTTCCACGCGACCCGCGCGGCGGTGGAAGAAGGCATCGTTGCCGGTGGTGGTCTGACCCTGGTGCGGGTTGCCGACAGCCTACGTAAGAATGGCCTCAAAGGCGCCAACGACGATCAGCAGGTGGGTATCAATATCGCCCTGCGCGCGATGGAAGAACCTTTCCGCCAGATCGTCGCCAACGCTGGCGTCGAAGGCAGTGTGGTGCTGAACAAGGTGCGCTCGAGCGACAGCGCCAACTACGGCTACAACGCCCAGACCGGCGACTACGGCGATATGCTGGAATTCGGCATCATCGACCCCGCCAAGGTTACCCGCTCTGCACTGCAGAATGCCGGTTCCATCGCGGGCCTGATGCTCACCACCGAGGTAATGGTGGCAGACAAGCCCGAGGCGGAAAAATCAGAAGCGGCGGCCGCTGCCTACGACTACTGA
- the groES gene encoding co-chaperone GroES codes for MSIKPLYDRVVVKRLAAETTTKGGIVIPDKAAEKPTQGEVIATGSGAQLDNGELRPLAVKVGDRVLFGQYAGTEIKHDGETYLIVKESDILAVLEEVADKQQEKAA; via the coding sequence ATGAGTATCAAACCGCTCTACGACCGGGTGGTTGTGAAACGCCTTGCCGCCGAAACCACCACCAAAGGTGGCATCGTTATTCCGGACAAGGCCGCAGAAAAACCCACCCAGGGAGAAGTGATTGCCACCGGTAGTGGCGCCCAGCTGGACAACGGCGAGTTGCGCCCCCTGGCGGTCAAGGTGGGAGACCGGGTGCTGTTTGGTCAGTACGCCGGTACTGAAATCAAACACGACGGCGAGACCTATCTGATCGTGAAAGAGTCCGACATTCTCGCCGTGCTGGAAGAAGTGGCAGACAAACAACAGGAGAAAGCCGCATGA